The segment TGCGCAACATCCGTTCCAGTTCAATGGGGGGGCGCCCGTTTCCCGCTTTGGGGTAGTGGGGTTCGATGAGCTCACAAAGCTGATCCCATGGAACCACAGCATCCATCTCCGAGAGAAACTTCTCTCGCCGGGTTGGTTTTCGAAATTGCTCAAATTCCCCCGCGGCAAATGTTTGCTGTTTCATCGTTTTCTACCGGTTCCAAATAATGCGTGTATTGTCGCAAACTTTGGGACTTAATCAGAGATGCCCTAAATATTAGTCAGTCGTGTCATTAAAAGACCTGATTCTGTCTTCTTCCAGTATTCAAGACCAATCACGTCTCTTACGATCTCCGCTCAACGCCTGTGCAGCACCCTCTTCAGCCCTCGGAGGAAAAGAGATTGTATCGAGTATATATTGACTTCACTAAGCACTAGGTATCCATTCGGTTTCACTACTCTCGTAAGCTCATCAAGCGCATACTCAAAATCAGGAATGTGCATTATGGCTCCCCAACAGAGCACATAGGGAAACTTACCATCTGGGAAGCTTAGAGATAGTCAATTTTCCCTCAAGAAACGCATTTTCCCCGAAAGACCCTTAATTGTCTGCCGCGATATATGCCTTCTCCAGTACGTAGTCGGAAAAGTCAGTGGCCGTAACGTCTAGCCCTCTTTCAGCGAGGATCAGGCTCTTGGTATCACCCCCGCAACAGGCATCCAGTATTCGCTCATATTTCGATGCACATATCAGTGCAATAATCCTATCGATTGCCGAGCGAAGGAACCGCTCTTTAGCAGATGTCCGAAATCAGCTTGCCCAGCTATCGTTTACCGGACCTTCTTTCAGCGTAGTTCTGGTCGCGCCTCGGACGAATGAGCCGTGCTACCTTCACAAGAATTCTTGTCTTCAGAGGTCGTCATTCTTCCCTTTCTATAGATGCGTGTGCACGCGTCTCATATGTTTGCACAATGTGCTCCGCCAAAACTGTGCTCGCGACAATAAGTCGGTCAACGTTCTCATGGAGCTCCAATTCTGACCTCCCGTAGGGATCTACGATTTCAGGTGAGCCGGACGGGAGAAATGCACCTAGCCAGATTACACGGGATGTGCAATTCGGAGCTGCGCGCGCAACCGAGTGCCAGTTATGGCGATCCATGATGATTATTGAATCCGCCCACTCGAGATCCTCACGACTTACCGTATGCGATCGGTGTCCTTGTAGATCCCACCCAGTCCGGTTTCGAACGTATTCCACATAATCTCCAGGCGAGACGCGCCCCGATTGCCCAAAAAATCCCGCCGAGCGAATCTCCATGCCTATGCGGTTGCCAATTGCGTTGCGAAGCAACATGGCCACTAGTGGGCTACGATAGATATTTCCATAGCAAAGCACGAGAACCCGACGAAATACCAGCTGTCGCGCCCGCTCTTTGGATTGGATGCGAGCTCCGTAGAGCGCGATCCACGCCCGCGAGCGTTGATGGGCCCTGCGCAAAAGGCCGACCTTCATTGAATTCTTCACCTGCGCGTTAATCGGAGCGAACAGGGGCTAACTGTAACTCAGGGAGATCTTCCACAAGCAACGGTCGGACATGCAAATAACGGCTAGTGCGCCGTTTGGCCTCGATGTCGTGGTATACCCACTCGGCCTGTTGCTCGGTGATTTCTAGTGCCTCTGCTAGTATCGCTGCTGATAAGCCGTGATTCTTCGCCCAAAG is part of the Pseudomonadota bacterium genome and harbors:
- a CDS encoding transposase, which gives rise to MKQQTFAAGEFEQFRKPTRREKFLSEMDAVVPWDQLCELIEPHYPKAGNGRPPIELERMLRIYFLQHWFNLSDPGAEEALYESRSMCLFAGIDLGREPVPDETTILNFRHLL
- a CDS encoding methyltransferase domain-containing protein, which codes for MLCWGAIMHIPDFEYALDELTRVVKPNGYLVLSEVNIYSIQSLFLRGLKRVLHRR